The following nucleotide sequence is from Trypanosoma brucei gambiense DAL972 chromosome 3, complete sequence.
CTAAGACTCCATGAGGCCATTTTAGAAGACGGAGAACCTTCCAAAAGTTCTAAAGCGTGACCCAACACCGGAAGCCCGCCAGGAGCGCGTGGAATATTCGCCAAGTAACGGTCCATACGAATAGCCGGCACCACAACGTTGGACAACCACAACATTATAATGAACATCAACATTGACATGAAACCCACCCAAAGAAGGTCACTCGTTGAATAGTATAAAAAAATATCGTTAAGAAACATAAATGACCCCGAAACGAACCCTCCATTAAGACTTGAGGTATTCGCTATTACAGCCATCGACTGCAATTGCTTCactatatataaataaataaatatttatattaatatttatatttaaaaaaattttactgCTCCACCGATGCTGAAGGcacagacagacagacacacacacacaccaactGATATAAgacgagaaaaaacaaacaaaaaacaaactaacaAATATAATTTTTAACGGTAAATGTAACTTACAGACTAAACTACCAGTCACTTGGCGATGTAACGTCCTACCTTGAtaactctctctctctctcgagataaaaaaaaaaggctcGTCAAACGGTAGAggggaagacaaaaaaaaaaaaaaagagaaacgctaaaataataatgataatgattaAACTTTCttgattttaaaaaaaaaatgcagaaagaaagaaagaaaaggtaagtataaaaatacaaataaatgcacagacaaaaaaaaataataaacaaacaaatgtatATTTAGTTAAGCAAAGAAGGTGCAGATACTGGATAATTTTGCAACTCCTGTAGAATACAGTCTCCACTCCACTCATCACCACaaggggaggagaaaaaaaaaatggagaagaaaACACGCACTCGCATGCCGAATGACTcacaacatacacacacactttgcAACCCAATGTCTACTGGCCTTAATAAGCACATTCACATCAGAAATATATCGGCACATCAGGAGGCAACAAATGTTTTGGATGGTGTAAAAGGAATATTTCCGCATGTTTGTCTAGTGGAATCATCCACTTGTCAGCTCAGTCATATTATAAGTTTATTATTGCGTGTAACTTCTTCACACAttcatattttttcccctttccttttggaGTTGCCCTTTCgaaggtgtttttttttttcacgatATCCGGTCAGTGCACGTTAGTGGTGTTGaaaggtaaaataaaaagcataAAACGCTTCCTTGTACGCAATCAACGCAACAGCTATCATGATGATAACACGTGTTTCCACCGTAACTTGAACCTAAAGAGTTgcgaaaaccaaaaaaaaaaaggaggaggaacaatTAAAAAGCGGGAGTTGCAGTCTTTCACAGCGTAGACAAACGAAtatgcacaaaaacaaacattgtGCTAAACGTAAAAGGCAGTCAGTCACATTTAGGTGGAACACAAATATCGAAGCATATAAATAGATACTTAATGAACATCGTACAACCCCGCACAACGGTTGCAGTATTCTATGTCAGCTGCGCTAATCATGACAATAGCCTCCACGTACCAAAGAAGGAGCAAaggtaaaaacaacaaagaaaagggagaaagaaacaaatgaagaaagaagaggaagacaaaaaaagaaaaagaaaaaaaaaaagaagaacgaTGCCTCTGCGTGGGTGCCATCGCCTTACGAAAGTTCATGCAGCATTgcatatgtaaatatatgtatctgTATATcaatttatttcttgtgtgtTCTTTCTCTAACTGTTGGAACCTTGGTTGTGCTCCCGGTGCTTCGCTAACAATGCTTTGATAGATGGGGAAACCGCTTGGGACCCGACGGAAGGTCCTACGCTGGCGAGTGTAGCGGGTGAGTTGCCCTGCGGATGTGCCTTACCGAGAGAATTGGTATAAGTTTTATTCTCCGACGACTGAAAAGACGAAAGTTTATATCGTGTTGAGTTGAGAAGTGTTGCCACCATGCCACCTTCCATTGGTGGGGGTTTGGCAAAATCGACCCCGCTCTTGCGTTGACTACCGGATGATCCACAATTGGTAATATCTTTCCCCGGAGTCGCATTGCTTTGAAGTGAAGTGGAGCcgtgctgcttctgctgagGATGGAGGCCCAACGTCTTCAACTCCCCGGCAAAATCGTCTATAAGTCCGTCTAAGTCTAACTCATCATTGTTAGAAGCGGGAGGAGGTTGCGCAACCGTCCTAGAAGGgatttctttgttatttgaagaagaaaactTTCCTGGCTTTGCCTCCGGTGGGAGAGGAGACGTCTTCATATTTGCAAGGGTCGTTTTTACATTTGAACCAAACTTCGACTGAACGTCGGGTTTTCGATCGGAGGATTCGTTACTGGGACTGTACGAGTTCTGCTGCGGTACCACCGGTGGACTATTCGATGGACCTCCCGCCTTCGGTACCGCAGTTGTGGCCCCAACAGGTGGGCGATCCCCTTTTGTATCGGAATTCGGAACAACTGCACCTGACGGGGCGCTTTGCGGTCCGCTAGTGTGTTTCTTCAGTGCCTCTGCCATCTGTTTTGGAACATTCGTTGGAGCGAAATTCTCTTCATCAACCCCAACATTAAAGTACGGATGTTGTAAACACTGCTGAGCAGTCGGCCGCCTCTTTGGGTCGTAATTCAACATTTGCTTCATCAAGTCCATGGCATGCGGTGGTACATGGGGCGGCATGACACGCTCTAAGCCCACACCATTGATGGAAGGAAAATTGTAACGAATCTTCTTTGCAAGAACCATACCATTGGGCCACACGCTTTCATTGGGTGATCCCAAAACGGCCATTATTTTATGCAGTTGGTCCACCTCGTTGCTACCCGCAAAGAGCGGGCGGGTGGTTATCATTTCCGCTATTATACAACCCACCGCCCATATGTCTACGGGGGAGCTGTAACATCTGTCTTGCAAAAGTAATTCCGGTGCTCGATACCACCGTGTTGAAACATAATCCGTGTAGGGCGGCCGCGCTCGTATTTCCTTAACGAGACCAAAGTCAGCAAGCTTAACTATTTCCTGTGCGCTAGTGGATGGGTCCTTTCGTACCAGTAAATTTTCCGGTTTCATGTCTCTATGAAAGTACCCAGCGCGGTGTAAATACGCGAGCGACTGCAAAATTTGAAATGTATAACTTTTGATTTTGGGGTATGCTAATGCAGGACCGCTGGTTCCGGAGCCATAGCTCTGCATCTGTTTGGCTCTCCGAATAACACCCAGCAAATCCCCATCCATgaattcaaaaacaaaaaacaattcaTTTTTCTCCCGAATCACCTCCCTCATTTTCACAATGTTGGGGTGGCCGTGCACACGacgcacaacaacaacctccGGGAGTTTCATGCATTCATCCCAGCTGTAatacttttgtttcatttttttaatagCAACGAACTGACCTGAAGACTTGTGCAATGCCTTCACTACACACCCGAACGTTCCATCTCCTAACTGATTGAGAAGTTGGTAGTTCTCCAtgctatttatttatgtgtatGGAAAAGTGAGGTGagttatttttgcttttgttctttttgttccttccctacttccttctcctccctctctctctttcttctctttgttgtttgttttgtttctctccctcacacactttctattattacttttttcttcccccttctctctGGTATTCCTCTCCGTATGTGTATGAATAATATAAAGATATAATTATATCGGCGTTTCAAAAGAATTCCTTTTGCCACACCTTCTTTTTGGTGTCACGGAATGCTATGAAACACACGGCAAATAATATAATTGGCAACCCCCAGTTAATTTTCGCTCCAAGCGATTGTTTGAGGGATTCCttagagagaaaataaaaaaaaaagaaaaagaaaaaggaaaaaagaaaaataaaaatcagCGCAGGAATATGTATCagttgtaaaaaaaagaagtagaaAATGCATGAACGCCACTATCACACAAAACAATAGGTTCTCAACCATATACataattatatatgtatattttgttAGCatttatatgtttgtttatgttttgaattaatttttttttccactatACTCTGTTTGGCtctgaaaacaaaacatttcCTCATGAATATGCCACACAGAAAAGATAAGAATTTCACCCAAGtagaaacaaagaagagaagagagaagagaagaggaaagaggaggagggacacacatacatacacacacacacacaatcatTCCTATAGATGTACATGCAACCCTCTAGCTTAATAAATGTTTCTGAAACTAAACACACTTGCACATAcgaacaatatatatatatatatatatatatgaggaTTAGAAAAAATAACCAGGTAaataaagataataataataataataagaatcaTCGTcactggaaaaaaacaaaaaacaaaaaacaaacaacaaacaacaccgAATTCAACCACCTACGTATCGATCCTCCTACTaatttaaataataataataataataataataataaatcaaATGCACTCCATAGTTTTATGGATGAAGCGAATGCGGATCCGGGGGCCATGCGCCTGCCAAACCTCCATGAGCGCCTGCAATCAGTAAAGCACCAAATATAAAATTAGGAATCATATTGCTGATAGTCCACATCCCAAGTACATTAAATTGTGTTACAAAACTCTTTGGTTGATACACGGGTTTGGGGCCACTGAAATTCAAGGGGACAACACGTCCTTTTCCAATAGGTGCCACAATAGTGGAATATAAAGACGGTACGCTACGGCGTAACATATCACGCAGCAGAGAGTAGTTCCTTAGAGattatattataataatatatttttttcttctctttttttttttttgcttcttttcttatgCCAACAGATGCATtgcaaaacaataaacaaataaataaatggacAGAAGATAGAAAtagataaaaataaaaataaaagtaacaaaaaaaaaagaggggaaagaaggaaaagaaaagagatgtAAAAGTAGTAGAAGCAGCagaagagagggaaaccGACTAAGGTGAGTAATTTCTATCACCAATTAACAAATTTTATGTATATTATTGCGAGCGGACCGATCACTACCAAATTTTCACATGCATACAGAAAGAGTTCaaccaacaaagaaaaaagaaccaaaatgaaaaaaaaatgaaaaaaaaaagaagaagagatgtCAAACTATGCGTAACGGAGTTATATGTAAACCCACGCATATTAATTTTCATATCTTTACACAATATACTACACGATGTCGGCGTTACGTGGAGCTACGACTTCTCTCACTCCCAAAAGTGACTCCATGCCTTCATAAACTGAAGGAAGCACTTGGGAGTAAAATAATGATGCCGTAAGAATCCCAACACCATATGAAACCTCCAACTGTACATCCGTACTGCAGAGCATCAATACGAAGAATTGACCCACATAATTTAGCGGTATCTCCACTACACCGACAGAAATGAGAAGAATCAACAACTGCTGCCAAGCTTTAGGAAAGTCTCGAATGACATATTCCAAACCAATTAAATTAACACAGAAGgcaataacaaaataaagtcCAAGTACCCAATGATAGAAATGATGGAAACTCCACAGAATACCTCCATCAAAGCCTGTAGCAATATACATACAAACTTTGAGGTAATATCCACCAAGACAAAACACAACTAAAACTAAAAATAGGCGCATCACGTAAGAAAGAAGGATGCAACAAGTGGGTACGCAAACGGGGTGACGCGCACTGCCATACGGCGACAAGGGAACACACTCAAGTACTAAAGTATATGGAGTTTTGCACTCAGCGCAAACTCGTCTATGTTCCACATTCGTTGTGGTGTTTCTCCACTTTTCTAAGCATTGCCTGTGGACATACTTTGATGTGCCATCGCAAGCGcaaggagaaaacaaatcCTCAACAGGATCGGTGCACCGGCATATTCGGCACAAATCACCGctctcaccatcatcatcatcatcatcaacactattattattattattattattattcccaTCAGTCCCTTGCGCCAAAGTGCCGCGCGTTCCTCCCTCACGTGTATTACCAGCGCCAAGTGTTTCCTCATCAGCAGAAATCAAAATAACACCTTCATCCTCTCGAGATATACGGAACAAACGACGGATACGTTCAAGAAGCGTGCGTAATGTCGGTAACAACAACTCAGTCCAAACTTCAACACTGGCTCGACGCAACGCTGCAAGAATTCGAAGAATTGGGAAACACGGGAGGTCATcaccttcaacttcttcaaAAAGAACGGTACGTTGCCGTCCCTCCAATGGTACAGCCCGCCAAAGTCGCACACCCAACTCTTTTGTACCaataacaaatgaaaaaaatatacataaacacccaccaagcagaaacagagaTCCGGTAACTGACCCCGTCAACCACATGCGGAAATGAAACGCATCGGCAGGCGTACGTAACACAACCAAAATATCAACTTCACATGCCGAGTCGGGTGGTAATGCGGCGGAAATCCGCAGGAGCCATGGCGTATTCCATGAAAGTGGATTATGCGGGTGATGAATAATCCTTCCACTAAAACTTTCCAGCGGTATGTTTTTATAACTATCCGTATAGCGGAAACTGCTGGCCTGGACGCATTCATCAATTAATTCATTACAACTTTGAACAGCGTCGTGGCGCGGTCCTCCACCAAAAAACGGCAAGTTTGATGATGGCGTACCTTCAATTGGGAATGGAAAGGTTAAATTGCTATTAttaccaccactaccaccagTTACTGAAATGAAGCGTCGCACAGCTTCTTTATTTGTTGGCCCCAAAACGGAGTCTTTCCGCAATAAAGAAACGAAATGACTTTCCCATCCACCACGAAATCGTAGCATAATCGTGCCACCAAAATGAAGTAAAGAAC
It contains:
- a CDS encoding protein kinase, putative is translated as MENYQLLNQLGDGTFGCVVKALHKSSGQFVAIKKMKQKYYSWDECMKLPEVVVVRRVHGHPNIVKMREVIREKNELFFVFEFMDGDLLGVIRRAKQMQSYGSGTSGPALAYPKIKSYTFQILQSLAYLHRAGYFHRDMKPENLLVRKDPSTSAQEIVKLADFGLVKEIRARPPYTDYVSTRWYRAPELLLQDRCYSSPVDIWAVGCIIAEMITTRPLFAGSNEVDQLHKIMAVLGSPNESVWPNGMVLAKKIRYNFPSINGVGLERVMPPHVPPHAMDLMKQMLNYDPKRRPTAQQCLQHPYFNVGVDEENFAPTNVPKQMAEALKKHTSGPQSAPSGAVVPNSDTKGDRPPVGATTAVPKAGGPSNSPPVVPQQNSYSPSNESSDRKPDVQSKFGSNVKTTLANMKTSPLPPEAKPGKFSSSNNKEIPSRTVAQPPPASNNDELDLDGLIDDFAGELKTLGLHPQQKQHGSTSLQSNATPGKDITNCGSSGSQRKSGVDFAKPPPMEGGMVATLLNSTRYKLSSFQSSENKTYTNSLGKAHPQGNSPATLASVGPSVGSQAVSPSIKALLAKHREHNQGSNS